The following proteins come from a genomic window of Denitromonas sp.:
- a CDS encoding response regulator codes for MATRKLLIVDDMDSIRALVAAIGRDAGFEVLQANNGEQALFSCQTLDVDVVICDQNMPRMSGEAFVAKLRETDTRTPVIMLTGETDRDKIAALIAGGINGFIRKPFKPEQIYQALERIKPRAAAD; via the coding sequence ATGGCCACACGCAAACTCCTCATCGTTGATGACATGGACTCGATCCGCGCACTGGTCGCCGCCATCGGCCGCGACGCGGGGTTCGAGGTGCTGCAGGCCAACAACGGCGAGCAGGCGCTCTTTTCATGCCAGACGCTGGACGTCGACGTGGTCATCTGCGACCAGAACATGCCCAGGATGAGTGGCGAAGCCTTCGTTGCCAAACTGCGCGAAACCGATACCCGGACGCCGGTGATCATGCTCACTGGCGAAACCGATCGCGACAAGATTGCCGCGCTGATCGCCGGCGGCATCAACGGCTTCATCCGCAAGCCGTTCAAGCCGGAGCAGATCTACCAGGCCCTGGAGCGCATCAAGCCCCGCGCCGCGGCGGACTGA
- the pxpB gene encoding 5-oxoprolinase subunit PxpB, which translates to MRILDLGDTAFTVEFGDAIDPALQARVNALDVAIERARAAGQLDGVIETVPTFRSLTVIYDPLQTRRATLETALAELIDAADHAPLGDGRHWRLPAGYGGAFGPDLAEVAEASGQSPEAVIAAHSATEYVVYMLGFLPGFPFMGDVPAALQLPRRSEPRVRVPAGSIAIANGLTAIYPWESPGGWHLLGRCPVPLFDATREAPALLAAGDRVRFTPVSVDEFARLDAELKAGRCDPQQWCSSAGEGV; encoded by the coding sequence ATGCGTATCCTCGATCTCGGCGACACCGCCTTCACGGTCGAGTTCGGCGACGCCATCGACCCGGCGCTGCAGGCGCGGGTCAATGCACTCGACGTGGCCATCGAGCGCGCCCGCGCCGCGGGGCAACTCGATGGCGTGATCGAAACCGTGCCCACGTTTCGTTCGCTCACCGTCATCTACGATCCGCTGCAGACGCGTCGGGCAACGCTCGAGACCGCGCTGGCCGAACTGATCGACGCCGCCGACCACGCCCCGCTCGGCGACGGCCGCCACTGGCGCCTGCCGGCCGGCTACGGTGGCGCCTTCGGGCCGGACCTGGCCGAGGTGGCCGAGGCCAGTGGCCAGTCGCCCGAGGCGGTGATTGCCGCGCACAGCGCCACCGAGTATGTGGTCTACATGCTCGGCTTCCTGCCCGGCTTCCCCTTCATGGGCGATGTGCCCGCCGCCCTGCAACTGCCCCGCCGCAGCGAGCCGCGGGTGCGCGTGCCGGCCGGCAGCATCGCCATCGCCAACGGCCTGACCGCCATCTACCCGTGGGAGAGCCCCGGCGGCTGGCACCTGCTCGGCCGCTGTCCGGTGCCGCTGTTCGATGCCACGCGAGAGGCACCCGCCCTGCTGGCAGCGGGCGACCGGGTGCGCTTCACGCCGGTGAGCGTCGATGAATTCGCCCGTCTGGACGCCGAGCTGAAAGCCGGCCGATGCGATCCGCAGCAGTGGTGCTCGAGCGCCGGGGAGGGCGTATGA
- a CDS encoding c-type cytochrome, with the protein MIRPSRILPGLALGLAAACAQAEPGPLKDYDPPLDPAFAEQIRQADLEAGAAFFERKCSQCHDGFKEGGDFKGPHLWNVMGRMAAARAGFRYSPAMQAVKRPWTYATLSYYLKDTDAAVPERAMNFVGIEDDQTRANVIAYLRTLHDAPPPLP; encoded by the coding sequence ATGATCAGACCATCGCGCATCCTGCCCGGCCTCGCGCTGGGCCTCGCCGCCGCCTGTGCCCAGGCCGAGCCCGGCCCGCTCAAGGACTACGACCCGCCGCTCGACCCGGCTTTCGCCGAGCAGATCCGCCAGGCCGACCTCGAGGCCGGCGCCGCCTTCTTCGAACGCAAATGCTCGCAATGCCACGACGGCTTCAAGGAAGGCGGTGACTTCAAGGGCCCGCATCTGTGGAACGTGATGGGCCGCATGGCCGCCGCGCGGGCAGGCTTCCGCTATTCACCGGCGATGCAGGCGGTCAAGCGGCCATGGACCTACGCCACGCTCAGCTACTACCTCAAGGACACCGACGCCGCGGTGCCAGAGCGGGCGATGAATTTCGTCGGCATCGAGGACGACCAGACCCGGGCCAATGTGATCGCCTACCTGCGCACGCTGCATGATGCGCCGCCGCCCTTGCCGTGA
- a CDS encoding GNAT family N-acetyltransferase: protein MTCPDRHLVIRPAGPCELDAVLALYNVSRATAGCFRGGDATRAEFLGSIDGEDVHVAMLGEDIVGFASVWVPERFIHHLYVSPAHQRAGVGSALLRACEARYGRPMSLKCVTRNVRARCFYAQHGWRCEGGGVGEDGPWEHWHSPPPRR, encoded by the coding sequence ATGACCTGCCCCGATCGCCACCTCGTCATCCGGCCCGCCGGGCCGTGCGAGCTTGACGCCGTGCTCGCGCTCTACAACGTCTCGCGGGCAACGGCCGGGTGCTTCCGCGGCGGCGATGCGACGCGCGCCGAGTTCCTGGGGAGCATCGACGGCGAAGACGTTCATGTGGCCATGCTGGGGGAAGACATCGTCGGCTTTGCCTCGGTGTGGGTGCCCGAGCGCTTCATCCACCACCTGTATGTGTCGCCCGCGCACCAGCGTGCCGGTGTCGGCAGCGCCCTCCTGCGCGCATGCGAGGCGCGCTACGGCCGCCCCATGTCGCTCAAGTGCGTGACCCGCAACGTGCGGGCGCGGTGCTTCTACGCGCAACACGGCTGGCGCTGCGAGGGCGGTGGCGTCGGCGAGGACGGGCCGTGGGAGCACTGGCATTCGCCACCCCCGCGACGCTGA
- a CDS encoding 5-oxoprolinase subunit PxpA — MKLNLNADLGESFGAWPMGADAALLPIVDSANIACGFHAGDPRVMRHTVRTALASGTTLGAHPAFPDLQGFGRRKMQLPPDELEAMVIYQVAALAGMAQAEGGRLTHVKPHGALNNMACEDAAMAEAIARAVRAFDRHLILLAPATSELASAGQHAGLPVALEAFADRAYTPRGTLVPRSQPGAVLHDPAECIAHVRRLLAAGGLVALDGTVLPTPIHSICVHGDNAEAVDTARALRAALLADGHILAGLPEVIQE; from the coding sequence ATGAAGCTCAACCTCAACGCCGACCTCGGCGAATCCTTCGGCGCCTGGCCGATGGGCGCCGACGCCGCCCTGCTGCCCATCGTCGACTCGGCCAACATCGCCTGCGGCTTTCATGCCGGCGACCCGCGGGTGATGCGCCACACGGTGCGCACCGCGCTGGCCAGCGGCACCACGCTCGGCGCCCACCCGGCCTTCCCCGACCTGCAAGGCTTTGGCCGGCGCAAGATGCAGCTGCCGCCCGACGAGCTCGAAGCCATGGTCATCTACCAGGTGGCCGCGCTGGCCGGCATGGCGCAGGCCGAAGGCGGGCGGCTGACGCATGTCAAACCGCACGGCGCGCTCAACAACATGGCCTGCGAAGACGCCGCCATGGCCGAGGCCATCGCCCGCGCGGTGCGGGCCTTCGACCGCCACCTCATCCTGCTCGCCCCCGCCACTTCCGAGCTGGCCAGCGCGGGCCAACATGCCGGCTTGCCGGTGGCGCTCGAAGCCTTTGCCGACCGCGCCTACACGCCGCGCGGCACGCTGGTGCCCCGCAGCCAGCCCGGCGCGGTGCTCCACGACCCGGCCGAATGCATTGCCCATGTCCGCCGTCTGCTCGCCGCCGGCGGCCTGGTCGCGCTCGATGGCACCGTGCTGCCCACACCCATCCACAGCATCTGCGTGCATGGCGACAACGCCGAAGCGGTGGACACCGCCCGTGCATTGCGCGCCGCCTTGCTGGCCGACGGACATATACTGGCCGGACTGCCGGAGGTCATTCAGGAGTAA
- a CDS encoding winged helix DNA-binding protein: MPKTLLPDGRPAPSRIVSSEHLVSAKSPELSEFEYGMIVAWHGFSRWMMRCMAAAGFEDMTTIDVLVLHHVVHRESAKRLADICFVLNVEDTHVVSYSLKKLLALTLVSSHRKGKEAFYSATREGREACLRYREVREACLMPGFSGAADENAHIGDLARLLRTLSGRYDQAARAASTSSL; this comes from the coding sequence ATGCCAAAGACGCTACTCCCCGATGGCCGCCCCGCACCGAGCCGGATCGTCTCGTCGGAGCACCTGGTGTCGGCCAAGTCGCCCGAGCTGTCGGAGTTCGAATACGGCATGATCGTCGCGTGGCATGGCTTCTCGCGCTGGATGATGCGTTGCATGGCCGCCGCCGGTTTCGAGGACATGACCACCATCGACGTGCTGGTGCTGCATCATGTGGTGCATCGCGAGAGCGCCAAGCGCCTGGCCGATATCTGCTTTGTGCTCAACGTGGAAGACACCCATGTGGTGTCCTACTCGCTCAAGAAGCTGCTGGCGCTGACGCTGGTGAGCAGCCACCGCAAGGGCAAGGAAGCCTTCTACAGCGCCACGCGCGAGGGCCGGGAGGCCTGCCTGCGCTACCGCGAGGTGCGCGAGGCCTGCCTGATGCCCGGCTTCTCCGGCGCGGCCGACGAGAACGCCCATATCGGCGACCTGGCCCGCCTGCTGCGCACGCTCTCCGGCCGTTACGACCAGGCGGCCCGTGCCGCCTCCACCTCGAGCCTGTGA
- a CDS encoding serine/threonine protein kinase, translated as MSHNDAPFAALTPEHLLDALEALGLDCDGSVLALNSYENRVFQVGIYDKPPVIAKFYRPERWSDAAIGEEHSFLAELAEREIPVVAPLAINGHTLNTAGGFRIAIFPRRGGRAPELEDEEVLRWMGRFMARIHAVGATHPFRHRPAINVQTYGIDARDAVLATPYLPIELETSWRSVVDQALEGVQRCFDRAGPVAQIRLHGDCHGGNVLWTPDGPHFVDFDDARSGPAMQDLWMLLSGEPDQQRRQFEVVLEGYRQFHDFNPAERHLAEALRTLRLIHYAAWIAQRWHDPAFPHAFSWFDSPRYWQDHILNLREQIALMDEPPLTAR; from the coding sequence ATGAGCCACAACGACGCGCCATTCGCCGCACTCACGCCCGAGCACCTGCTCGACGCCCTCGAAGCGCTCGGGCTCGACTGCGACGGCAGCGTGCTGGCACTCAACAGCTATGAAAACCGCGTGTTCCAGGTCGGCATCTACGACAAGCCGCCGGTCATCGCCAAGTTCTACCGGCCCGAGCGCTGGAGCGATGCGGCCATCGGCGAGGAGCACAGCTTCCTGGCCGAACTGGCCGAACGCGAGATTCCGGTCGTCGCGCCGCTGGCCATCAACGGCCACACGCTCAACACCGCCGGCGGCTTCCGCATTGCCATCTTCCCGCGGCGCGGCGGCCGCGCCCCGGAGCTCGAAGACGAAGAGGTGCTGCGCTGGATGGGCCGCTTCATGGCGCGCATCCACGCCGTCGGTGCCACGCACCCCTTCAGGCACCGCCCGGCCATCAATGTGCAGACCTACGGCATCGACGCGCGCGACGCCGTGCTCGCCACGCCCTACCTGCCCATCGAGCTGGAAACGAGCTGGCGCAGCGTGGTCGACCAGGCCCTCGAAGGCGTCCAGCGCTGCTTCGACCGCGCCGGCCCGGTGGCGCAGATCCGCCTGCACGGCGACTGCCACGGCGGCAACGTGCTGTGGACGCCCGACGGCCCGCACTTCGTCGACTTCGACGACGCCCGCAGCGGCCCGGCCATGCAAGACCTGTGGATGCTGCTCTCCGGCGAGCCCGACCAGCAGCGCCGGCAGTTCGAGGTGGTGCTCGAAGGCTATCGCCAGTTCCACGACTTCAACCCCGCCGAACGCCACCTGGCCGAAGCCCTGCGCACCCTGCGCCTGATCCACTACGCGGCGTGGATCGCCCAGCGCTGGCACGATCCGGCCTTCCCGCACGCCTTCAGCTGGTTCGACAGCCCCCGCTACTGGCAGGACCACATCCTCAACCTGCGCGAGCAGATCGCGCTGATGGACGAGCCGCCGCTGACGGCCCGTTGA
- a CDS encoding NAD-dependent deacylase — MNDSDALFSGQMVAALRHARHVVVLTGAGVSAESGVPTFRDAQTGLWARHDATALATPDAFRADPALVWGWYEWRRAAVMRAAPNPAHLAIAALARQVPALTVITQNVDDLHERAGSAGVIHLHGRLMQPRCFHCGTPWRYPAGVPDEPEGGRRVTPPDCPRCAGPIRPGVVWFGEGLPADEWQSALAAAAGCDLMLAIGTSALVYPAAELPQIAVNTGATLVQINPQATSLDGIAHWNLPGAAGMTLPALLQAAFATGLNATA, encoded by the coding sequence ATGAACGACTCCGACGCGCTGTTCAGCGGGCAGATGGTCGCCGCGCTGCGCCATGCCCGCCATGTGGTGGTGCTGACCGGCGCCGGCGTCTCGGCCGAGAGCGGGGTGCCGACCTTTCGCGACGCGCAGACCGGGCTGTGGGCGCGCCATGATGCCACCGCGCTGGCCACGCCCGATGCCTTTCGCGCCGACCCGGCGCTGGTCTGGGGCTGGTACGAATGGCGGCGCGCAGCGGTGATGCGGGCCGCGCCCAACCCGGCGCACCTGGCCATCGCTGCGCTGGCCCGGCAGGTGCCGGCGCTGACCGTGATTACCCAGAATGTGGACGACCTGCACGAGCGTGCCGGCAGCGCCGGCGTGATCCACCTCCATGGCCGCCTGATGCAGCCGCGTTGCTTTCACTGCGGCACGCCGTGGCGCTACCCGGCCGGCGTACCCGACGAGCCCGAGGGCGGCCGTCGCGTAACACCGCCGGACTGCCCGCGCTGCGCCGGCCCGATCCGCCCCGGCGTGGTGTGGTTTGGCGAAGGCCTGCCCGCCGACGAATGGCAATCGGCCCTGGCTGCGGCTGCCGGCTGCGACCTGATGCTGGCGATCGGTACCTCGGCGCTGGTGTACCCGGCGGCCGAGTTGCCGCAGATTGCCGTCAACACCGGCGCCACGCTGGTGCAGATCAACCCGCAGGCCACCAGCCTGGACGGTATCGCCCACTGGAACCTGCCCGGCGCCGCGGGCATGACGCTGCCGGCCCTGCTGCAGGCGGCCTTTGCCACGGGCTTGAACGCAACGGCCTGA
- a CDS encoding TerC family protein produces MLEFLTDPQLIVAFFTLTALELVLGIDNIIFISILVNKLPPERRDFARRLGLFLAMFMRIALLAALSWLAGMTEPLFTVPVIDHGLSGRDLILVAGGLFLVWKSTGEVHQLLEGEEGSASRAVASTFAAVIAQIIVIDLVFSLDSIITAIGMVNHLGVMVAAVVASVGLMMFFAKPIGEFVSAHPTIKMLALSFLLVVGVVLIADGFGNHVPKGYIYFAMAFSVTVEMLNLRMRKKAEKPVNLHEAYTPEPTDERA; encoded by the coding sequence ATGCTTGAATTCCTGACCGATCCGCAACTGATCGTCGCCTTCTTCACCCTCACCGCGCTGGAACTGGTGCTGGGCATCGACAACATCATCTTCATCTCGATCCTGGTCAACAAGCTGCCGCCCGAGCGGCGTGACTTTGCCCGCCGCCTGGGGCTGTTCCTGGCCATGTTCATGCGTATCGCCCTGCTCGCCGCGCTGTCGTGGCTGGCCGGCATGACCGAGCCGCTGTTTACCGTGCCGGTGATCGATCATGGCCTGTCCGGGCGCGACCTGATCCTGGTCGCCGGTGGCCTGTTCCTGGTGTGGAAGAGCACCGGCGAAGTGCATCAGCTGCTCGAAGGCGAAGAAGGCAGCGCCTCCCGCGCGGTGGCCAGCACCTTTGCCGCGGTGATCGCGCAGATCATCGTCATCGACCTGGTGTTCTCGCTCGACTCCATCATTACCGCCATCGGCATGGTCAATCACCTCGGCGTCATGGTGGCCGCCGTGGTCGCCTCGGTGGGCCTGATGATGTTCTTCGCCAAACCGATCGGCGAATTCGTCTCCGCGCACCCGACCATCAAGATGCTGGCGCTGTCCTTCCTGCTGGTGGTGGGCGTGGTGCTCATCGCCGACGGCTTCGGCAACCATGTGCCCAAGGGCTACATCTACTTCGCCATGGCCTTCTCGGTCACCGTCGAGATGCTCAACCTGCGCATGCGCAAGAAGGCCGAGAAGCCGGTCAATCTGCACGAAGCCTATACGCCGGAACCGACGGACGAGCGCGCATGA
- a CDS encoding patatin-like phospholipase family protein, which yields MVQAKRPAHRFEQVALALQGGGALGAYQAGAYQALATHGIVPDWVAGVSIGAINAALIAGNAPEARVAALEGFWQRITRFLPGNMALPEPLLPAAVNNLMWAGRNLTFGQPGFFSPRLPPPWLWPDDRPEALSYYDIAPLRDTLCEFVDFDRLNDGPVRLSVGAVDIHNGNYVYFDNRERRIGPEHIMASGALPPGFPPVEVEGRYYWDGGLASNTPLDYVLHHTPRPDTLIFQIDLWPAHGELPRNIRDVAERIKEIQYSSRTRLSSDHMVREMRMKRRVRELLARMPHDTDAQSLLEAMEKDCAGGVATIVHLIYESRPYEHESKDYNFSRRMMEEHWHSGGHDVSRVLKTPGVLERPDDHEGIRVYASDRV from the coding sequence GTGGTTCAGGCAAAACGGCCGGCGCACCGCTTCGAGCAGGTCGCCCTGGCCTTGCAGGGCGGCGGGGCACTGGGCGCCTACCAGGCCGGCGCCTATCAGGCGCTGGCGACGCATGGCATCGTGCCGGACTGGGTCGCCGGGGTGTCGATCGGCGCCATCAACGCCGCCCTCATCGCCGGCAACGCGCCCGAGGCGCGGGTCGCCGCGCTTGAAGGCTTCTGGCAACGCATCACACGTTTTTTGCCCGGCAACATGGCCTTGCCCGAGCCGCTGCTGCCGGCGGCGGTCAACAACCTGATGTGGGCCGGGCGCAACCTCACCTTCGGCCAGCCCGGCTTCTTCAGCCCGCGCCTGCCGCCGCCCTGGCTGTGGCCCGACGACCGGCCCGAGGCGCTGAGCTACTACGACATCGCCCCGCTGCGCGACACCTTGTGCGAGTTCGTCGATTTCGACCGCCTCAACGACGGCCCGGTGCGTCTGTCGGTCGGCGCCGTGGACATCCACAACGGCAACTATGTGTACTTCGACAACCGCGAACGCCGTATTGGCCCCGAGCACATCATGGCCTCCGGTGCGCTGCCGCCGGGCTTCCCGCCGGTGGAGGTGGAGGGGCGCTACTACTGGGACGGCGGGCTGGCCTCCAACACCCCGCTCGACTACGTGCTGCACCACACCCCGCGGCCCGACACCCTGATCTTCCAGATCGACCTGTGGCCCGCCCATGGCGAGCTGCCGCGCAACATCCGTGATGTGGCCGAGCGCATCAAGGAGATCCAGTACTCCAGCCGCACGCGGCTCTCAAGCGACCACATGGTGCGCGAGATGCGCATGAAGCGCCGGGTGCGCGAGCTGCTCGCCCGCATGCCGCACGACACCGATGCCCAGTCGCTGCTCGAGGCCATGGAAAAGGACTGCGCCGGCGGCGTGGCCACCATCGTGCACCTCATCTACGAGAGCCGTCCCTACGAGCACGAGAGCAAGGACTACAACTTCAGCCGCCGCATGATGGAAGAACACTGGCACAGCGGCGGCCACGACGTCAGCCGGGTACTCAAGACACCCGGCGTGCTCGAGCGTCCCGACGACCACGAGGGCATCCGCGTGTACGCCAGCGACCGGGTGTGA
- the msrB gene encoding peptide-methionine (R)-S-oxide reductase MsrB, giving the protein MAGNKRSDWAADLPADSCHVLFEEGTERAGSSPLNHEKRPGTFICAACHTPLFTQDTKFDSGTGWPSFWQSLPGAVETKTDFKLIVPRTEYHCAHCGGHQGHVFGDGPAPTGQRYCNNGVALRFVPEGEALPAIREVPEA; this is encoded by the coding sequence ATGGCCGGAAACAAACGCAGCGACTGGGCAGCCGACCTGCCCGCCGATTCATGCCACGTGCTGTTCGAGGAAGGCACCGAGCGCGCCGGCAGCAGCCCGCTGAATCACGAAAAACGCCCCGGCACCTTCATCTGCGCCGCCTGCCACACGCCGCTGTTTACCCAGGACACCAAGTTCGACAGCGGCACCGGCTGGCCCAGCTTCTGGCAATCCCTGCCCGGCGCGGTCGAGACCAAGACCGACTTCAAGCTCATCGTGCCGCGCACCGAATACCACTGCGCCCACTGCGGCGGCCACCAGGGGCATGTCTTCGGCGATGGCCCGGCGCCGACCGGGCAACGGTATTGCAATAACGGGGTGGCATTGCGCTTCGTTCCCGAAGGGGAAGCACTGCCGGCGATTCGCGAGGTGCCGGAAGCATAG
- a CDS encoding biotin-dependent carboxyltransferase family protein, with protein MSQLEIRAPGAFASIQDLGRRGWRRVGVPWAGALAPQWLRLANRLVGNAEHAPAIECFDGGQQFVACDGAVRLAVAGDAQLEHLSADGRRPLAAWRSVTLAEGEALRVVHTGAGRLAVVAVFGLDGAPVLGSAATYARAALGGVDGRALQSGDRLRVAEPRPTPEQQLRQPPALAAGPIRVVLGPQAEHFLPASIDAFLSAPFAVTAEADRMGMRLAGAALLHRDAAAREIVSDAAVPGAIQVPGNGQPIVLLADGHTAGGYPKIATVISADLARLAAHKPGESVQFAAVSVAEAEDLARAAEQSLQTALGNIAPLAGDGVIDLDALYTRNLLSGIIDGREDDGDAP; from the coding sequence ATGAGCCAGCTGGAAATCCGCGCCCCCGGCGCGTTCGCCTCGATTCAGGATCTCGGCCGGCGCGGCTGGCGGCGGGTCGGCGTGCCCTGGGCCGGCGCGCTGGCGCCGCAGTGGCTGCGCCTGGCCAATCGCCTCGTCGGCAATGCCGAACACGCCCCGGCCATTGAGTGCTTCGACGGCGGCCAGCAGTTTGTCGCCTGCGACGGCGCGGTGCGCCTCGCCGTGGCGGGCGACGCGCAGCTCGAACACCTCAGCGCCGATGGCCGCCGTCCGCTGGCGGCGTGGCGCAGCGTGACGCTGGCCGAGGGCGAGGCCCTGCGTGTGGTGCATACCGGCGCCGGCCGGCTGGCAGTGGTTGCCGTGTTCGGGCTCGACGGCGCGCCGGTGCTCGGCAGTGCCGCCACCTATGCCCGCGCCGCGCTGGGCGGCGTCGACGGCCGGGCCCTGCAATCGGGCGATCGCCTGCGCGTCGCCGAACCGCGCCCGACGCCCGAACAGCAACTACGCCAGCCGCCCGCGCTGGCGGCGGGGCCGATCCGCGTGGTGCTCGGGCCGCAGGCCGAGCACTTCCTGCCGGCCAGTATCGACGCCTTTCTGAGCGCGCCGTTCGCGGTCACCGCCGAAGCCGACCGCATGGGCATGCGCCTGGCCGGCGCGGCGCTGCTGCATCGCGACGCGGCGGCGCGCGAGATCGTCTCCGACGCCGCCGTGCCGGGCGCCATCCAGGTGCCCGGCAATGGCCAGCCCATCGTGCTGCTCGCCGATGGCCACACCGCCGGCGGCTATCCGAAAATTGCCACCGTCATCTCGGCCGACCTCGCCCGCCTGGCCGCGCACAAGCCCGGTGAGTCGGTGCAGTTTGCGGCGGTGTCGGTGGCCGAGGCCGAAGACCTCGCCCGCGCCGCCGAGCAGTCGCTGCAAACGGCGCTTGGCAATATCGCGCCGCTGGCTGGCGACGGCGTGATCGATCTCGACGCGCTGTACACCCGCAACCTGCTCAGCGGCATCATCGATGGCCGCGAAGACGACGGAGACGCCCCATGA
- a CDS encoding flavodoxin family protein yields the protein MKKIAIVYHSGYGHTARQAEHVAKGAASVDGVQVQSIGADAVDAHWDDLAAADAIIFGAPTYMGSVSAPFKTFMDASSKVWFTQGWKDKLAAGFTNSASQSGDKLNALMQLSVFAAQHSMTWVNLGLMPGNNSSKGSVEDLNRLGGQLGAMAQSNADEGAEAMQLSDLRTAEHLGARVAQLALRLN from the coding sequence ATGAAGAAAATCGCCATCGTGTATCACAGCGGCTACGGCCACACCGCCCGCCAGGCCGAACATGTGGCCAAGGGCGCCGCCTCGGTCGACGGCGTGCAGGTCCAGTCCATCGGCGCCGACGCAGTCGATGCCCACTGGGACGACCTGGCCGCCGCCGACGCCATCATTTTCGGTGCGCCGACCTACATGGGCAGCGTGTCTGCGCCGTTCAAGACCTTCATGGACGCCAGCTCCAAGGTGTGGTTCACCCAGGGCTGGAAGGACAAGCTGGCCGCTGGCTTCACCAACTCGGCCTCGCAGTCGGGCGACAAGCTCAACGCGCTGATGCAGCTGTCGGTGTTCGCCGCCCAGCACAGCATGACCTGGGTGAACCTCGGCCTGATGCCGGGCAATAACAGCAGCAAGGGCTCGGTTGAGGATCTGAACCGCCTCGGCGGTCAGCTCGGGGCAATGGCACAGTCCAACGCCGATGAGGGCGCCGAGGCCATGCAGCTGTCCGACCTGCGCACCGCCGAACACCTCGGCGCGCGTGTGGCGCAGCTGGCGCTGCGCCTGAACTGA
- a CDS encoding LysR family transcriptional regulator, translating to MKLSLDALVMLDAIDTAGSFAAAARALHRVPSALTHAVRRLEDDLGFAIFTRVGRRAVLTPAGRTLLADGRQLLAAANELECRARRVATGWEVELRIALNALIPFDALLPLIAEFDAEQHGTRLRFDREVLAGSWDALTSGRADLVVGASGEALRDSGLVSRPLGEAQLLFCHAPGHPLAALPDPLPLSAIRQHRAIVMADTTRALQARSAGLVSGQNMLIVPDFSAKLAAQVAGLGVGHLPPFVARAALDAGQLVSRQTEAGPVREPVHLAWRRTHDGHALQWFIKHLSTAHWRAALQVLPR from the coding sequence ATGAAACTGTCGCTCGACGCCCTCGTCATGCTCGACGCCATCGACACCGCCGGCAGCTTTGCCGCCGCGGCGCGGGCACTGCACCGCGTGCCCTCGGCGCTCACCCACGCCGTGCGCCGGCTCGAAGACGACCTCGGGTTTGCGATATTCACCCGCGTCGGCCGGCGGGCCGTGCTCACCCCGGCGGGCCGCACCCTGCTCGCCGACGGCCGCCAGTTGCTGGCCGCCGCCAACGAGCTCGAATGCCGCGCCCGGCGGGTGGCCACCGGCTGGGAGGTAGAGCTGCGCATCGCCCTCAACGCACTGATTCCCTTCGATGCGCTGCTGCCGCTGATCGCCGAGTTCGACGCTGAGCAGCATGGCACCCGTCTGCGCTTCGATCGCGAGGTGCTGGCCGGCAGCTGGGATGCACTGACCAGCGGCCGCGCCGACCTGGTCGTTGGCGCCTCGGGCGAGGCGCTGCGCGACTCCGGTCTCGTGTCGCGCCCGCTGGGCGAGGCGCAGCTGCTGTTCTGCCACGCCCCCGGCCATCCCCTGGCGGCGCTGCCGGACCCGCTGCCGCTGAGCGCCATCCGCCAGCACCGCGCCATCGTCATGGCCGACACCACCCGTGCGCTGCAGGCGCGCAGCGCCGGCCTGGTCAGCGGCCAGAACATGCTCATCGTGCCCGATTTCAGCGCCAAGCTCGCGGCCCAGGTCGCCGGCCTCGGCGTCGGCCACCTGCCACCCTTCGTGGCCCGCGCCGCGCTCGACGCCGGGCAGCTGGTGAGCCGCCAGACCGAAGCCGGGCCGGTGCGCGAACCGGTACATCTGGCCTGGCGACGCACCCACGACGGGCACGCGCTGCAGTGGTTCATCAAACACCTGAGCACGGCGCACTGGCGCGCCGCACTGCAGGTGCTGCCGCGCTGA